The following DNA comes from Arthrobacter sp. SLBN-83.
CTCAAGAGTAGGACACCACAGGTTTCTGCCCCCAGTGAATGGGGGCGGGTCACTGAGTGTTGACGTTAGCGTTCGGGATTATTGATGGGCTTGTCGAGTGCCAGGCTAATGGTCTGGCCGGATGCCAGTTCCCCGGGCGGCAGGTCGGTGAATTCGTACCATGCCCCGCCTGTTCCCTTGCTGGGGCGGTTGGCTGCGCGCAGGTCGGTTACGCCGAAGCGGAACGAAACTTGCCGCTCCGTGTCCCCGGGGGCCGTGGTGTAGGTCAGCGGAATGCCGTTGGCATCGGTGGTGAAGGTTCCCTGGGCACCCTCGATCTTCAACTCGCCCGGAATTAGGCGAACCTTCGTGCCGGCAGGAATGGGCTGGTCCGCCGCCAAGGATGGGTTGTACAGCAGGATCTGTGCGGTGGTGGACCGGTATTTGTAGCCAAGGCTGTCGAACGAATCGCCGTCCACCGTGGTGTAGTAGACGGTTTGGCCGAACGAGTTCTTGACCTCCGCTCCGGCCCCCGAGCGGCTGTCCACCGCGTTTTTTTGCAGGGGGATGGCTCTTCCGGCCTGGATGAAGAAGACGTTCCCCTTTTCGTAGGCGAAAGGAACCTTATTGGCTTCCGCCAACTGCTCCTCGGTCAGGTTGAACCGGTAGGTGATGCCGGCCAGGCTGTCGTCGG
Coding sequences within:
- a CDS encoding muramidase family protein, encoding MLLTGLAGCTYSDHPTEPAAAIQSTPAPTASSAAKPALSGETMRDSFGNVDFYTTTAGDTLAAVAKAYKLSEAKVAGFNGLQPGTPLAPGTKLRLIPDGPGPGAMGVATVDANGIPMDYTVEPDDSLAGITYRFNLTEEQLAEANKVPFAYEKGNVFFIQAGRAIPLQKNAVDSRSGAGAEVKNSFGQTVYYTTVDGDSFDSLGYKYRSTTAQILLYNPSLAADQPIPAGTKVRLIPGELKIEGAQGTFTTDANGIPLTYTTAPGDTERQVSFRFGVTDLRAANRPSKGTGGAWYEFTDLPPGELASGQTISLALDKPINNPER